The Novosphingobium aromaticivorans DSM 12444 genome segment CGAACGCGCCGGGCGAGTATTCGCCGACCGGGACCCGGTAGTGCCGGGCAGGCACCGCTCCGCGCGCACCGCCCATCGTCGCGACACAGTCGGCCATTCCCGGATGACTGTCCGACCGCACTGCCGAGATGACAATCCAGTCGGCCGCATGGACCTCGCGGAAGCGGCGCTCGTCCTTGACCCTAGACTGGCCGGGGGCAAGCTCGATGCCGTGGATCGCCTCCCAGGCGTCCGGATAATAGGCGATCAGGCTTTCTGCCGCGATCCGTCGCTCCCGCGTGGTGAACAGGCCCGGGAACGTGAAGGCCACCTTGGCCCAGTCGCAGTCCTCCTCGTACCAGCCATCGGCATGCCGTAGTAGCGGATGGACGGCAGCATTGCGCAGATCGTCGAGATGGAAGCCGCCATGCCCGGCGGTGGAGTGACAGCTGATCCCCTCACCATAGCGGCAGGATTGCTGGGCCGGACCCCACGGCGTCGACCGCCGCGGGGTCGTGGTCGGACGGGAAAGCCCCAGCAATTCGCGGTGGTGCTCCGCAATCTCGGCAACATGGGCCCTGAATGCCGCCTCGTCGGCAACGATGCCACACGAGCCCCAGAAGTCCTCCTCGGTCCAGTCGGCCATCGCCTTCTTGAGCCGCCAGGCATCGGCGATGCGCAGGCCGGTCCGGGCAGGAACCGCGATCCAGGAATGGTCCTCCAGTCTTGCAGCGAGCAGGCCTCCGGCAGTCCTGCCGAACACCGGTGCGGGATTGGTCACGATCGTCATCATGCGGCCCTCCGCATCGCGCCAAGTCCGCCCGTCTCATCCGGTTCGACGATGCTGAGGAAGGGGTTGGAATAGCGATGGCGCGCCAGCCATTCGTGGGCCGTGGGCAAATCGTCGGCCAGATGCTGAAGCTCGACCTTGCCATTCCATTCGGTGAGCACCCGAACCATGCCCGGGCGCGGTCGCTCGAGAATGCCAAAGTCGAGTGGACAGGTGAGCTCGAAATGGCGGCTGACGGTGAGGATCGTCACGCCTTCGGAGCCGTATTCGCCGATCTTCAGCACGAATCCGGCGGACTGGAAGCTGCTGCCAAGCAGGCGGCGCGGGTAGATGGCGACAAGCCGACCAGTGCCGTTCCAGGTGCGCCAGGCAGCCAGTTTGCGCCGGAAGCGCTCGGGCGGCCGGGGCTGGTC includes the following:
- a CDS encoding DUF7007 domain-containing protein, with protein sequence MMTIVTNPAPVFGRTAGGLLAARLEDHSWIAVPARTGLRIADAWRLKKAMADWTEEDFWGSCGIVADEAAFRAHVAEIAEHHRELLGLSRPTTTPRRSTPWGPAQQSCRYGEGISCHSTAGHGGFHLDDLRNAAVHPLLRHADGWYEEDCDWAKVAFTFPGLFTTRERRIAAESLIAYYPDAWEAIHGIELAPGQSRVKDERRFREVHAADWIVISAVRSDSHPGMADCVATMGGARGAVPARHYRVPVGEYSPGAFGFVIDPGRHEQVEPSALSA